The following coding sequences lie in one Euhalothece natronophila Z-M001 genomic window:
- a CDS encoding CobW family GTP-binding protein yields MVATQTSVPVTVLTGYLGAGKTTLLNRILTHEHGKKVAVVINEYGEVGIDNQLVIDTDEEIFEMNNGCICCTVRGDLIRMIGNLMKRRDKFDHLVIETTGIADPAPVIQTFFMDEDVREQTNLDAVVTVVDAKHIHQHWDAEEAQEQIAFADVVLLNKTDLVTAEELQTLEQRIRSMNAMAKIYPTQDAKVEMDHILGVQAFNLDRALEVDPDFLGEDAHEHDETVGSIIINESGELDPEKLNNWIGELLRDRGPDIFRMKGILNVKGEENRVVFQGVHMLFDGKADRPWLPNETPKNELVFIGRNLDEAELKSGFQSCLT; encoded by the coding sequence ATGGTGGCAACTCAAACCTCTGTACCAGTCACAGTATTAACGGGTTATCTCGGAGCAGGGAAAACAACGCTTCTTAATCGTATCCTAACCCATGAACATGGCAAAAAAGTGGCTGTGGTCATTAACGAATATGGGGAAGTGGGAATTGATAATCAATTAGTAATTGATACTGACGAAGAAATTTTTGAAATGAACAACGGCTGTATCTGTTGTACAGTTCGTGGCGATCTCATTCGCATGATTGGTAATTTAATGAAGCGTCGTGATAAGTTTGATCATCTCGTCATAGAAACCACGGGAATTGCTGATCCTGCACCCGTGATTCAAACCTTCTTTATGGATGAGGATGTACGAGAACAAACCAATTTAGATGCTGTTGTTACGGTGGTGGATGCTAAACATATCCATCAACATTGGGATGCAGAAGAAGCCCAAGAACAAATTGCCTTTGCAGATGTGGTATTACTGAATAAAACCGATTTAGTGACTGCTGAGGAATTACAAACGTTAGAACAGCGTATCCGTAGTATGAATGCGATGGCAAAAATTTATCCCACTCAGGATGCAAAAGTAGAAATGGATCATATTTTAGGAGTACAAGCATTTAATCTCGATCGCGCTTTAGAAGTGGATCCTGATTTCTTAGGAGAAGATGCCCATGAACATGATGAAACCGTGGGATCGATTATAATTAATGAGTCTGGAGAGTTAGACCCAGAAAAATTGAATAATTGGATAGGAGAATTATTGCGCGATCGCGGTCCTGATATTTTCCGAATGAAAGGCATTCTCAATGTCAAAGGCGAAGAGAATCGCGTAGTTTTCCAAGGTGTGCATATGTTATTTGATGGCAAAGCAGATCGTCCTTGGTTACCCAATGAAACTCCCAAAA